One Triticum dicoccoides isolate Atlit2015 ecotype Zavitan chromosome 5B, WEW_v2.0, whole genome shotgun sequence genomic window carries:
- the LOC119306138 gene encoding zinc finger protein 4-like → MEREAPQPHQLLLHGVSLDLRLDTATHEQRGARRPPTPVALDQAGKEAFSCNYCHRKFFSSQALGGHQNAHKLERTLAKRSRDADATAAATATPSSHWLHGGGRELWAYSASAAAPDSTTMTPMVGMGWAGTGSTTAAGGESAPEMDLSLKL, encoded by the coding sequence ATGGAGCGCGAGGCGCCGCAGCCGCATCAGCTGCTGCTCCATGGCGTCAGCCTCGACCTCCGCCTCGACACGGCCACGCACGAGCAGCGCGGCGCCCGGCGGCCACCTACTCCCGTGGCCCTCGACCAGGCCGGCAAGGAGGCCTTCTCCTGCAACTACTGCCACCGCAAGTTCTTCAGCTCTCAGGCGCTCGGCGGCCACCAGAACGCCCACAAGCTCGAGCGAACCCTCGCCAAGCGCAGCCGCGACGCCGACGCCACCGCAGCGGCAACCGCCACGCCTTCCTCTCACTGGCTCCACGGCGGTGGCAGGGAGCTCTGGGCGTACTCTGCTTCGGCCGCTGCCCCGGATTCCACGACGATGACGCCCATGGTGGGCATGGGCTGGGCTGGTACTGGCAGCACCACAGCGGCCGGCGGGGAGTCGGCGCCGGAGATGGACTTGTCGCTCAAGCTCTGA